A window of the Microbacterium sp. LWH13-1.2 genome harbors these coding sequences:
- a CDS encoding YbdK family carboxylate-amine ligase codes for MARFGIEEEFVFLDEQTLVPSAMTPATRDRLTDEVGAGLTPEYLTCQIESATAPIVSRADAEAQLRRTRHLLGTYAAGQTAIIGATGTPFISPNRFTVSSSPHYDAVSAQLVEITREHEVNGLHVHVEVVDDEERVRVVNRVSAWLPTLLALTGNSPFAHGRDSGFASWRSILIRRLPSSWSPPRFRDLDDYQAHIAQLVTMGAIAEASSLSWTVRLSERFPTVEVRVFDAQLTVDETLLAAALTRALIVSDALDDLPALGLDAIDASLWTAARYGPEALLVDPASGDTAPVWTIADDLLRRLRPTLTHLGDEDFVAEGVARICTEGTGAQRQRDAYAENGTAGLRELYRTSTATG; via the coding sequence GTGGCCCGGTTCGGCATCGAAGAGGAGTTCGTCTTTCTCGATGAGCAGACTCTCGTCCCCTCGGCCATGACCCCGGCCACCCGAGACCGCCTCACCGATGAGGTGGGCGCGGGCCTCACCCCCGAGTACCTGACCTGTCAGATCGAGTCTGCGACGGCGCCGATCGTCAGCAGAGCGGATGCGGAGGCGCAGCTGCGCCGCACGAGACACCTGCTCGGCACCTACGCCGCCGGCCAGACTGCGATCATCGGGGCGACAGGCACGCCGTTCATCTCCCCCAACCGCTTCACGGTGTCGTCATCGCCGCACTACGACGCCGTCTCGGCCCAGCTCGTCGAGATCACCCGCGAGCACGAGGTCAACGGGCTGCACGTCCACGTCGAGGTCGTAGACGACGAGGAGCGGGTCCGCGTGGTCAACCGCGTGAGCGCCTGGCTGCCGACGCTGCTCGCCCTCACGGGTAATTCGCCTTTCGCGCACGGCAGGGACTCGGGCTTCGCGAGCTGGCGCAGCATCCTCATCCGCCGGCTCCCGTCGTCGTGGAGTCCGCCGCGCTTCCGGGATCTCGACGACTACCAGGCGCACATCGCGCAGCTCGTCACCATGGGTGCGATCGCGGAGGCGAGCTCCCTGTCGTGGACCGTGCGTCTTTCCGAGCGCTTCCCCACGGTCGAAGTCAGGGTGTTCGACGCGCAGCTCACGGTCGACGAGACCCTTCTGGCCGCCGCCCTCACTCGCGCGCTCATCGTGAGCGACGCTCTCGACGACCTGCCCGCCCTCGGCCTCGACGCGATCGATGCGTCTCTGTGGACGGCTGCGCGCTACGGCCCCGAGGCGCTGCTCGTCGACCCGGCGAGCGGCGACACGGCGCCGGTCTGGACGATCGCCGACGATCTCCTCCGGCGACTGCGTCCGACGCTCACGCACCTGGGCGACGAGGACTTCGTCGCGGAAGGTGTCGCGCGCATCTGCACCGAGGGCACCGGAGCCCAGCGTCAGCGCGACGCGTATGCCGAGAACGGAACAGCGGGCCTCCGCGAGCTGTACCGCACGAGCACTGCGACCGGCTGA
- a CDS encoding MFS transporter, with amino-acid sequence MASSRFAPLQRLVISVAVLASFVTFLDGTVVTVALPAISRELGGGITTQQWVVDAYLITLSALILLAGSVSDAYGRVLVMRVGLVAFGVASVAVAAAPDPLILIIARAAQGAAGALLVPSSLALITATMRADVQSRAIGVWTAFTTAAQLVGPLLGGLFVDFLSWRFVFLINVFPIAVTLVLLSRLKLKEHPSGVRVDWVSGALCAIGLGAVVFALIEQPNMGWQSPAIWLPGILGAALFAWFLVRQQRSSAPLMPLSLFRVRDFAWGNLATLFVYAALSLNGFVVGVYLQQGAGLSATAAGLASLPMTILMILVSSRAGSWAGRFGPRIFMTVGPLIMAAGALMLLLVGEDFDYWWQVLPAMIVLGLGLSLTVAPLTSAILGAIDESRSGIASAVNNAVSRVAGLLVVAMLSTIIGGTLDLAGFHNAAWVTAALLVLGGVVSWIGIRRNPAEDPAPEPVDGAPSPIG; translated from the coding sequence GTGGCATCCTCTCGCTTCGCACCCCTGCAGCGGCTCGTGATCTCGGTCGCCGTGCTCGCGTCCTTCGTGACCTTCCTCGACGGCACGGTCGTGACCGTCGCCCTCCCCGCGATCAGCCGGGAGCTCGGCGGCGGCATCACCACCCAGCAGTGGGTCGTCGACGCGTACCTCATCACCTTGAGCGCGCTGATCCTTCTCGCGGGTTCGGTCTCGGACGCCTACGGGCGCGTCCTCGTGATGCGCGTCGGTCTCGTCGCGTTCGGGGTGGCATCCGTCGCGGTGGCCGCCGCCCCCGATCCGCTGATCCTGATCATCGCCCGCGCGGCACAGGGCGCGGCGGGCGCACTGCTGGTGCCGAGCTCGCTCGCCCTGATCACCGCGACCATGCGCGCCGACGTGCAGTCGAGGGCGATCGGCGTGTGGACCGCGTTCACGACCGCCGCACAGCTCGTCGGGCCCCTGCTCGGCGGGCTCTTCGTCGATTTCCTGTCGTGGCGGTTCGTGTTCCTCATCAACGTCTTCCCGATCGCGGTCACCCTCGTGCTGCTCTCCCGGCTGAAGCTGAAAGAGCACCCGAGCGGCGTACGCGTCGACTGGGTCAGCGGCGCACTGTGCGCGATCGGACTCGGCGCGGTGGTGTTCGCGCTCATCGAGCAGCCCAACATGGGCTGGCAGTCCCCCGCGATCTGGCTGCCGGGCATCCTCGGCGCCGCGCTGTTCGCCTGGTTCCTGGTGCGCCAGCAGCGGTCGTCGGCCCCGCTCATGCCGCTGTCCCTGTTCCGCGTGCGCGACTTCGCGTGGGGCAACCTCGCGACGCTCTTCGTCTACGCCGCACTGTCGCTCAACGGCTTCGTGGTCGGCGTCTACCTGCAGCAGGGGGCTGGGCTCAGTGCCACCGCCGCGGGCCTTGCGAGCCTGCCGATGACGATCCTGATGATCCTGGTGAGCTCGCGCGCGGGTTCGTGGGCCGGGCGCTTCGGGCCGCGCATCTTCATGACCGTCGGGCCGCTCATCATGGCCGCCGGCGCCCTCATGCTGCTGCTCGTCGGCGAGGACTTCGACTACTGGTGGCAGGTGCTCCCCGCCATGATCGTGCTGGGCCTGGGCCTCTCGCTCACGGTCGCCCCTCTCACCTCGGCGATCCTCGGTGCGATCGACGAATCGCGCTCGGGCATCGCGTCAGCCGTGAACAACGCCGTCTCCCGTGTCGCCGGCCTGCTGGTCGTGGCCATGCTGTCCACCATCATCGGCGGCACTCTCGACCTCGCGGGCTTCCACAACGCGGCGTGGGTGACGGCGGCGCTGCTCGTGCTCGGCGGGGTCGTGTCGTGGATCGGGATCCGGCGCAACCCTGCAGAGGACCCGGCGCCCGAGCCGGTCGACGGTGCACCCTCGCCGATCGGTTGA
- a CDS encoding DUF899 family protein, giving the protein MSTTQTPLPPVVDADTWRHELDALRVREKAATRELDAIAAQRRRLPMVELPEYTLVGEEGPVRLSEIFDRHPQLIVYNHMWTDGNEWQCPGCTGFTSQFTRLDFLERYYDARFVIVTNGPIDEALAYREKVGNRMTWYSSADSPFGADMDAGPNEGFGVNVFLRDGDTVYRTWHTNGRGTERLSHLQGLVDLLPYGRQEAWEDSPAGWPQHGTYDQGMGSKEVAELYGARS; this is encoded by the coding sequence GTGAGCACGACCCAGACGCCCCTTCCGCCCGTCGTCGACGCCGACACGTGGCGGCACGAGCTCGACGCACTCCGCGTGCGCGAGAAGGCCGCGACACGAGAGCTCGATGCGATCGCGGCACAGCGTCGACGGCTGCCGATGGTCGAGCTGCCCGAGTACACGCTGGTCGGCGAAGAGGGGCCGGTGCGCCTGTCCGAGATCTTCGACCGTCACCCGCAGCTCATCGTCTACAACCACATGTGGACGGACGGCAACGAATGGCAGTGCCCGGGGTGCACCGGCTTCACCTCGCAGTTCACCCGCCTCGATTTCCTCGAGAGGTACTACGACGCCCGGTTCGTGATCGTGACGAACGGACCGATCGACGAAGCCCTCGCGTATCGCGAGAAGGTGGGCAACCGGATGACCTGGTACTCGAGCGCCGACAGTCCGTTCGGCGCCGACATGGATGCGGGGCCGAACGAGGGGTTCGGCGTGAACGTGTTCCTGCGCGACGGCGACACCGTCTATCGCACGTGGCACACGAACGGGCGAGGCACCGAGCGGCTGAGTCATCTGCAGGGTCTCGTCGACCTGCTCCCCTACGGCCGCCAGGAGGCGTGGGAGGACTCCCCGGCCGGATGGCCCCAGCACGGCACGTACGATCAGGGGATGGGTTCGAAAGAGGTCGCAGAGCTGTACGGGGCGCGCAGCTGA
- a CDS encoding endo alpha-1,4 polygalactosaminidase: MLLALAASGCTTTASDATSTFVRPPAGAVPDYQLGGAYDPADGVGIVGRDRSDDPAEGLYSICYVNGFQTQPGELDTWPDDLVLQSSGEPVFDPDWPDEALLDTSTDDRRERIADTVAPWIEGCAESGFDAVEFDNLDSYTRSDDALTLDDNLALAALLVDVAHDAGLAAGQKNTAEDAAVLHERAGFDFAVVEECAAYEECPAFAEVYGDAVIDIEYSDELPRTFAEMCADDDSPASMVLRDRDLVTPGHEQYVFETCR, encoded by the coding sequence GTGCTCCTGGCTCTCGCTGCGTCCGGGTGCACCACGACCGCCTCCGACGCGACCTCGACCTTCGTTCGGCCACCGGCCGGTGCGGTCCCCGACTATCAGCTCGGCGGCGCCTACGATCCGGCCGACGGTGTCGGCATCGTGGGTCGGGACCGCTCGGATGACCCCGCCGAGGGACTGTACTCGATCTGCTACGTGAACGGTTTCCAGACCCAGCCGGGCGAGCTCGACACCTGGCCCGACGACCTTGTGCTGCAGAGCAGCGGCGAGCCCGTGTTCGACCCCGACTGGCCGGACGAGGCGCTGCTCGACACCTCGACCGACGACCGCCGCGAGCGGATCGCCGACACGGTGGCGCCGTGGATCGAGGGGTGCGCCGAATCGGGCTTCGACGCCGTCGAGTTCGACAACCTCGACTCCTACACCCGCTCCGACGACGCGCTGACCCTCGACGACAACCTCGCCCTCGCGGCACTGCTCGTCGACGTCGCCCACGACGCGGGTCTCGCCGCCGGGCAGAAGAACACGGCGGAAGATGCTGCGGTGCTGCACGAGCGCGCCGGGTTCGACTTCGCCGTGGTCGAGGAGTGCGCCGCCTATGAAGAATGCCCCGCGTTCGCCGAGGTCTACGGCGACGCCGTGATCGACATCGAGTACTCCGACGAGCTTCCGCGCACCTTCGCCGAGATGTGCGCCGACGACGACTCCCCCGCATCCATGGTGCTGAGGGATCGTGATCTCGTCACGCCTGGGCATGAGCAGTACGTGTTCGAGACGTGCCGCTGA
- a CDS encoding cytochrome P450, giving the protein MALIDLPARAARRIGALAHDDAPSLLTRGYGFGPRIWRRVRPGARSAPMSLLGDDAVLVRGVEGVELFYDETRIARSGAMPALVQESLFGHGSVHSLDGDEHRHRKATFVEVAYEDAQVDRLTPWLEREWQSERQAWIDGGTRSAYDAAVGALGRAIMGWAGVPGTPAAKTRWAARLAQIVDGFGSPYSPEYIAALTNRWWSDRHSARLIEAVRHGALSAEEGSALEQWAHHRDRDGELLPARVAGVELQNSIRPMIAVARFVAFAAKELHERPDWRERIAAEAAERGSLVGGPLSVMFAQEVRRISPFVPMLPGWAIADIEIDGQRVDAGGRVVLDILGTNTDERFWARPQRFDPERFRDVGDDYEALAAFIPHGGADVATGHRCPGEKLAIAGLAAAITVLSDPGLRILDEGLAVNRRRLPTKPRSGGEVRSASAPASGGCPFHR; this is encoded by the coding sequence ATGGCACTCATCGACCTTCCCGCGCGCGCCGCCCGCAGAATCGGCGCTCTGGCGCACGACGACGCACCCTCTCTGCTCACCCGGGGCTACGGCTTCGGTCCGCGCATCTGGCGGCGGGTGCGGCCCGGCGCGCGATCGGCGCCCATGAGCCTGCTCGGTGACGACGCCGTGCTCGTGCGCGGCGTCGAGGGCGTGGAGCTGTTCTACGACGAGACGCGTATCGCGCGCTCGGGTGCCATGCCTGCCCTCGTGCAGGAGAGCCTGTTCGGCCACGGCTCCGTGCACAGCCTCGACGGCGACGAGCACAGGCATCGCAAGGCGACGTTCGTCGAGGTCGCCTACGAGGATGCACAGGTCGACCGTCTGACCCCGTGGCTCGAGCGCGAGTGGCAGAGCGAGCGGCAGGCCTGGATCGACGGCGGCACGCGCAGCGCCTATGACGCGGCGGTCGGCGCACTCGGGCGCGCGATCATGGGGTGGGCCGGGGTGCCGGGCACTCCGGCCGCGAAGACCCGCTGGGCGGCTCGTCTCGCGCAGATCGTCGACGGATTCGGATCCCCCTACTCGCCCGAGTACATCGCGGCCCTGACGAACCGCTGGTGGTCGGACCGGCACTCCGCCCGACTCATCGAGGCCGTGCGCCACGGCGCGCTGAGTGCCGAGGAAGGCAGCGCGCTCGAGCAGTGGGCGCACCATCGCGATCGGGACGGCGAGCTGCTTCCCGCCCGCGTCGCGGGCGTCGAGCTGCAGAACAGCATCCGTCCGATGATCGCGGTCGCGCGCTTCGTCGCGTTCGCGGCGAAGGAGCTGCACGAGCGACCCGACTGGCGTGAGCGGATCGCGGCCGAGGCCGCCGAACGGGGCAGCCTGGTCGGCGGTCCGCTGTCGGTCATGTTCGCGCAGGAGGTCCGCCGCATCTCTCCGTTCGTCCCGATGCTCCCCGGCTGGGCGATCGCCGACATCGAGATCGACGGACAGAGGGTGGATGCCGGTGGACGCGTCGTGCTCGACATCCTCGGCACGAACACCGACGAGCGGTTCTGGGCACGGCCGCAGCGATTCGACCCCGAGCGGTTCCGCGATGTCGGAGACGACTACGAGGCGCTCGCCGCATTCATCCCGCACGGCGGTGCCGACGTCGCGACCGGCCACCGCTGCCCGGGAGAGAAGCTCGCGATCGCCGGCCTCGCCGCCGCGATCACGGTGCTGAGCGACCCCGGTCTGCGGATCCTCGACGAAGGACTCGCTGTCAACCGGCGCCGACTGCCCACCAAGCCGCGCTCGGGCGGCGAAGTGCGGTCGGCGTCTGCGCCGGCATCCGGCGGGTGCCCCTTCCACCGATGA
- a CDS encoding SRPBCC family protein → MRVLALLGIRASRASHASGRVKALGGADGWRDDALRREEADMAKNVRTMNCHPDDVFRVLSDAWLYPAWVVGASRMRDVDEAWPQPGAELHHSVGVWPALLDDTTVVEEWDPPHRMVMRAKGWPIGEARVTLRVRSHGDGTIVRIDEEPVSGPATLLPSVLTTPLLRWRNSETLHRLGYLAEGKAG, encoded by the coding sequence GTGCGCGTGCTAGCGCTGCTCGGCATCCGCGCATCGCGCGCATCTCACGCATCCGGCCGCGTCAAGGCCCTGGGCGGTGCGGACGGGTGGCGCGACGATGCACTCAGGAGAGAAGAGGCCGACATGGCGAAGAACGTCCGCACGATGAACTGCCATCCCGACGATGTGTTCCGGGTGCTCAGCGATGCCTGGCTCTACCCGGCGTGGGTCGTCGGCGCCTCGCGCATGCGCGACGTCGATGAGGCGTGGCCGCAGCCCGGAGCAGAGCTGCACCATTCGGTCGGCGTCTGGCCGGCTCTCCTCGACGACACCACGGTGGTCGAGGAGTGGGATCCACCCCATCGGATGGTCATGCGCGCGAAGGGCTGGCCGATCGGCGAGGCCAGGGTCACGCTGCGTGTGCGCTCACACGGCGACGGCACGATCGTGCGTATCGACGAGGAGCCGGTCAGCGGTCCGGCGACGCTGCTGCCGAGCGTGCTGACCACTCCCCTGCTGCGCTGGCGCAACTCCGAGACCCTGCACCGCCTGGGCTACCTCGCCGAGGGAAAGGCCGGCTGA
- a CDS encoding zinc-dependent alcohol dehydrogenase: protein MKALTWQGTRNVTVEEVPDPVIEHPTDAIVRITSSAICGSDLHLYELLGPFLDKGDILGHEPMGVVVEVGSAVRDLKVGDRVVVPFNISCGHCFFCLRGLQSQCETTQVTEYGSGASLFGYTKLYGQVPGGQAEFLRVPLADHNHIKVASDLPDERYLFLSDILPTAWQGVEYANVPDGGTLAVMGLGPVGQFVARVGAHRGYRVLAVDPVAERREMAARHGAEVFDLTDDVVEQLRDLTGGRGTDAVVDAVGMEAHGNPGVKLVQRAVGLLPDPAARQVFDKAGIDRLAALYASIDVVRRGGTVSLSGVYAGDADIMPMKTLFDKQVSIRMGQCNVKRWIDDLMPLVEDLSDPLGVMDLTTHTAPLEDAPELYETFQRKDDGCIKVVLQPSRV, encoded by the coding sequence ATGAAGGCACTCACCTGGCAGGGCACGCGCAACGTGACGGTCGAGGAGGTGCCGGACCCGGTGATCGAGCACCCGACGGATGCGATCGTGCGGATCACCTCGTCGGCGATCTGCGGGTCGGACCTGCATCTGTACGAGCTCCTCGGCCCCTTCCTCGACAAGGGCGACATCCTCGGGCATGAGCCGATGGGCGTCGTCGTCGAGGTGGGCAGCGCTGTTCGGGATCTGAAGGTCGGAGACCGTGTCGTCGTGCCGTTCAACATCTCCTGCGGGCACTGCTTCTTCTGCCTCCGGGGTCTGCAGTCTCAGTGCGAGACGACCCAGGTCACCGAGTACGGCAGCGGCGCATCCCTCTTCGGGTACACCAAGCTCTACGGGCAGGTGCCCGGGGGCCAGGCCGAGTTCCTGCGGGTGCCGCTCGCGGACCACAACCACATCAAGGTCGCATCCGATCTTCCCGACGAGCGGTACCTCTTTCTCAGCGACATCCTGCCGACCGCTTGGCAGGGCGTGGAGTATGCGAACGTCCCCGACGGCGGCACGCTCGCGGTGATGGGCCTCGGGCCGGTGGGCCAGTTCGTCGCCAGGGTCGGTGCGCATCGCGGCTACCGGGTGCTCGCGGTGGATCCCGTCGCCGAGCGCCGTGAGATGGCAGCGCGTCATGGCGCCGAGGTCTTCGACCTCACCGACGATGTCGTCGAGCAGCTGCGTGACCTCACCGGAGGGCGAGGAACGGATGCCGTCGTCGACGCCGTGGGCATGGAGGCGCACGGCAACCCGGGTGTCAAGCTCGTGCAGCGTGCGGTCGGTCTGCTGCCCGATCCTGCGGCCAGACAGGTCTTCGACAAGGCGGGCATCGACCGCCTGGCCGCACTGTACGCCTCGATCGACGTCGTGCGCCGCGGCGGCACGGTGTCGTTGAGCGGGGTCTATGCGGGCGACGCCGACATCATGCCCATGAAGACCCTGTTCGACAAGCAGGTGAGCATCCGCATGGGGCAGTGCAACGTCAAGCGCTGGATCGACGACCTCATGCCGCTGGTCGAGGACCTCAGTGATCCGTTGGGCGTCATGGATCTCACGACCCACACCGCGCCGCTCGAGGACGCCCCGGAACTCTATGAGACGTTCCAGCGCAAAGACGACGGCTGCATCAAGGTCGTGCTGCAGCCGTCGCGCGTCTGA
- a CDS encoding acyl-CoA desaturase has translation MDSIRPTVRTRPRDSARGGSSTFTELAQQIRERGLLRRRYGYYWTKLIAAPLVVALSLTAFVWIGDTWWQLFTAAVLAIVFTQIAFLGHDAAHRQIFVSGRWNDWISIILGDLLVGMSYGWWQHKHTRHHANPNKLGADPDIELPVIAVTPETAARRHSPAITWLQAHQGLAFFPILLLEGLSLHASSVRRVVTRGRLERRWAEIAFLSIRMIGFVTLVFIVLSPGIAFVFLAVQLGLFGFYMGIAFAPNHKGMPVVPKDLTLDFLRRQVLMSRNVRGSRVLDVVMGGLNYQVEHHLFPSMPRPHLRKAAPIVAAYCDAHDVRYTQVGLFTSYAIVVRYINRVGLGERDVFSCPLVDQRAHLGVTASQ, from the coding sequence ATGGACAGCATCCGTCCGACAGTCCGCACCCGTCCGCGCGACAGCGCCAGGGGCGGATCGAGTACCTTCACCGAGCTGGCACAGCAGATCCGCGAGCGCGGCCTGCTGCGCCGCCGGTACGGCTACTACTGGACGAAGCTCATCGCCGCTCCGCTCGTCGTGGCCCTCAGCCTCACGGCCTTCGTGTGGATCGGCGACACATGGTGGCAGCTGTTCACCGCCGCCGTGCTCGCGATCGTCTTCACGCAGATCGCGTTCCTCGGGCACGACGCCGCCCACCGGCAGATCTTCGTGTCCGGGCGGTGGAACGACTGGATCAGCATCATCCTCGGCGATCTGCTCGTGGGCATGAGCTACGGGTGGTGGCAGCACAAGCACACACGTCATCACGCGAATCCGAACAAGCTCGGAGCCGACCCCGACATCGAGCTGCCGGTGATCGCGGTCACCCCTGAGACGGCGGCGCGTCGTCACAGCCCGGCGATCACGTGGCTGCAGGCACACCAGGGTCTCGCGTTCTTCCCGATCCTGCTCCTCGAAGGACTGTCGCTGCACGCATCGAGTGTGCGGCGCGTGGTCACCCGCGGTCGCCTCGAACGGCGATGGGCCGAGATCGCCTTCCTCAGCATCCGGATGATCGGATTCGTGACGCTGGTGTTCATCGTGCTGTCCCCGGGCATCGCGTTCGTGTTCCTCGCGGTGCAGCTGGGCCTGTTCGGGTTCTACATGGGCATCGCCTTCGCGCCGAACCACAAAGGGATGCCGGTCGTGCCCAAGGACCTGACGCTGGACTTCCTCCGGCGCCAGGTGCTGATGAGCCGCAACGTGCGGGGGAGCCGCGTGCTCGACGTGGTGATGGGCGGCCTGAACTACCAGGTCGAGCACCACCTGTTCCCGTCGATGCCCCGGCCGCACCTGCGAAAGGCTGCGCCGATCGTGGCGGCCTACTGCGATGCGCACGACGTCAGGTACACCCAGGTCGGGCTGTTCACGTCCTACGCGATCGTCGTCCGATACATCAACCGGGTGGGCCTCGGGGAGCGCGACGTCTTCTCGTGCCCGCTCGTGGACCAGAGGGCGCACCTCGGCGTCACCGCCTCGCAGTGA
- a CDS encoding ATP-dependent DNA ligase — protein MGKLIYEGSVKAEIEDRALTHLQLVITAKLRRGEPFAFTWREDMSVGGGRTTVWVHAGSSLVFKYSGSRQPSINRAWIEALAFTASAPSGLYLVHEPAEGGAPPAERLDVPAHA, from the coding sequence TTGGGAAAGCTCATCTACGAGGGCAGCGTCAAAGCGGAGATCGAGGATCGCGCTCTCACGCACCTGCAGCTCGTCATCACCGCGAAGCTGCGCCGGGGCGAGCCGTTCGCCTTCACCTGGCGCGAGGACATGAGCGTCGGCGGCGGACGCACGACCGTCTGGGTCCATGCCGGCAGTTCGCTCGTCTTCAAGTACAGCGGCAGCCGACAGCCCTCCATCAACCGCGCCTGGATCGAGGCCCTCGCCTTCACGGCGAGCGCGCCGAGCGGCCTGTACCTCGTGCACGAACCCGCAGAGGGCGGCGCACCGCCGGCGGAACGCCTGGACGTTCCCGCGCACGCCTGA
- a CDS encoding threonine/serine exporter family protein, which yields MSPNPQRRLLASVRRILHTDPSAVAHTEAMPVIDERTVPRVLDLATRIGESMFAVGASAHEVTLAITRVCSAYGMRDVQVDVTYNSITVSFHLSGEVWPETLVRVVRVAAPDHAKLQRVQALVADIDDGLDLESARTAFRVLRRVPFRYQQPVVIVARALLAVGVSIMLGASPIIVGLTFVAALCAALTQAGLARARVPLFFSQIAGGFVTTVVAVAVTALGSAGIEPFVGIRPSIIVASGIVLMLAGLTVVGAAQDAIDGFALTAGGRILDLTMQTLGVVIGILVGLELGSVLGFTMGLPDDPAPFGPLLNQFAGAIIIAVAVAVFNGAGIRIILVSALLSAVTIAGYSFMVGLNLHPAAASAIGALLASFIGMLIAVNLHVPSVAVTTAAIVPLVPGVAVFQGLLEMIHSAGSTAGVVGIGGSLVDAVVIGIGLASGASLGLYLGTPVRATLSSVAKTRARAVRR from the coding sequence ATGTCCCCGAACCCCCAGCGGCGACTGCTCGCCTCGGTGCGCAGGATCCTGCACACCGACCCCTCCGCCGTCGCCCACACCGAGGCCATGCCCGTCATCGACGAGCGCACGGTGCCGCGAGTGCTCGACCTCGCGACCCGCATCGGCGAATCGATGTTCGCGGTCGGCGCCTCCGCGCACGAGGTCACGCTCGCCATCACGCGCGTGTGCTCGGCATACGGGATGCGCGACGTCCAGGTCGACGTCACCTACAACTCCATCACCGTCTCGTTCCACCTGAGTGGAGAGGTCTGGCCCGAGACCCTCGTGCGAGTCGTCCGCGTCGCGGCACCCGACCACGCCAAGCTGCAGCGCGTGCAGGCCCTCGTCGCCGACATCGATGACGGGCTCGATCTCGAGTCGGCCCGCACCGCGTTCCGCGTGCTCCGACGTGTGCCCTTCCGGTATCAGCAGCCGGTCGTCATCGTCGCCCGTGCGCTGCTCGCGGTCGGCGTCAGCATCATGCTCGGCGCCTCGCCGATCATCGTCGGCCTCACCTTCGTCGCAGCACTCTGCGCGGCTCTGACCCAGGCCGGTCTCGCCAGGGCCCGGGTGCCCCTGTTCTTCAGCCAGATCGCCGGAGGCTTCGTCACCACGGTCGTCGCCGTCGCGGTGACAGCACTCGGCTCAGCCGGGATCGAGCCTTTCGTCGGCATCCGCCCCTCGATCATCGTCGCGTCGGGCATCGTGCTCATGCTCGCCGGCCTCACGGTGGTCGGGGCGGCTCAGGATGCGATCGACGGATTCGCGCTCACGGCGGGCGGTCGCATCCTCGATCTAACGATGCAGACGCTCGGCGTCGTGATCGGCATCCTCGTCGGGCTCGAACTCGGCAGTGTGCTCGGTTTCACGATGGGGCTGCCGGACGACCCCGCGCCCTTCGGTCCGCTGCTCAACCAGTTCGCGGGGGCGATCATCATCGCGGTCGCCGTCGCGGTGTTCAACGGCGCCGGCATCCGGATCATCCTCGTGAGCGCGCTGCTCAGCGCCGTCACGATCGCCGGCTACTCGTTCATGGTCGGTCTGAATCTGCATCCCGCCGCGGCGAGCGCGATCGGGGCCCTGCTCGCGAGCTTCATCGGGATGCTGATCGCGGTGAACCTCCATGTGCCGTCGGTCGCGGTGACGACCGCGGCGATCGTGCCGCTGGTGCCCGGTGTCGCGGTGTTCCAGGGGCTCCTCGAGATGATCCACTCCGCGGGTTCCACCGCCGGCGTCGTCGGAATCGGCGGATCGCTGGTCGACGCCGTCGTGATCGGCATCGGTCTCGCCTCCGGAGCGTCGCTCGGCCTCTACCTCGGCACGCCCGTGCGCGCGACCCTCAGCAGCGTCGCGAAGACGCGGGCGCGCGCCGTCCGACGCTGA